The Kluyvera intermedia genome includes the window CTTCTCCGGGCGTATGCGCCGTGGTACCGGCAGCCGGATTTGGCCGCCGTATGCAAACGGAATGCCCGAAACAATATCTCTCAATCGGTAACAAAACGATTCTCGAACACTCGGTGGATGCGCTACTGGCTAACGCCCGCATTCAGCGAGTGGTTATCGCCGTCTCCCCTGGCGACGAACGCTTCCAGCAACTCCCTCTTGCACTGCATCCCCAAATTACCGTCGTTGATGGCGGCGCTGAACGTGCCGACTCTGTGCTGGCTGGCCTGCGCGCGATTGATGATGCGCAATGGGTGCTGGTGCATGATGCCGCGCGTCCGTGTCTGCATCAGGACGATTTAGCGCGCCTGCTCACGTTAAGCGAAACCAGCCGCGTGGGCGGTATTCTGGCCGCGCCCGTTCGTGACACCATGAAGCGGGCTGAAAGCGGAAAATCGGCCATTGCCCACACCGTCGATCGTAACGATTTGTGGCACGCGCTGACGCCGCAGTTTTTCCCTCGCGAGCTGCTGCTGGCCTGTTTATCCCGCGCGCTGAACGAAGGCGCAACGATTACCGACGAAGCATCAGCGTTAGAGTATTGCGGCTTTCATCCCGAGTTGATTGCCGGTCGTGCTGATAATATTAAAGTGACGCGCCCGGAAGACCTGGCGCTCGCCCAATTTTACCTCACCCGCTTGGGTAACCCGGAGAAAGCATAATGCGAATTGGACACGGTTTTGACGTACACGCCTTTGGTGGCGTTGGCCCGATTATCATTGGCGGCGTACGTATCCCCTATGAAAAAGGGCTGCTGGCGCACTCCGACGGCGATGTGGCGCTGCATGCATTGACCGATGCCTTACTGGGGGCGGCGGCGTTGGGTGATATCGGCAAGCTGTTCCCGGACACCGACCCGGCTTTTAAAGGGGCTGACAGCCGCGCGCTGCTGCGTGAAGCCTGGCGTCGTGTACAGGCGAAGGGGTACACCCTTGGCAACGTCGACGTCACGATTATCGCTCAGGCACCAAAGATGCTGACGCACATCCCGCAAATGCGCGTGTTTATCGCTGAAGATCTGGGCTGTCATATGGATGATGTTAACGTCAAAGCGACCACCACTGAGAAGCTGGGCTTCACCGGGCGCGGGGAAGGCATCGCATGTGAAGCGGTGGCGCTGCTGAATAAGGCGACCTCATGATTCAGTTTGATGCACTGACTTATCTACACGGTAAGCCGCAAAGTACAGGGCAGTTAAAAGCCAATCCGGAAGATTTTCTGGTGGTCGAAGATTTAGGTTTTGAACCGGACGGCGAAGGCGAACATATCCTGGTGCGCATACTGAAAAATGGCTGCAACACCCGTTTTGTTGCCGAAGCGCTGGCGAAGTTTCTTAAAATCCACGCTCGCGAAGTCAGCTTCGCCGGTCAAAAAGATAAGCATGCGGTCACCGAACAGTGGCTGTGCGCGCGCGTACCGGGCAAAGAAATGCCGGATTTAAGCCAGTTCCAGCTCGAAGGGTGTCAAGTGCTGGAATACGCCCGCCATAAGCGTAAGCTGCGTTTAGGGGCGCTCAAGGGCAATCAATTCACGTTAATTTTGCGTGAAGTGAAAGGGCGTGATGACGTTGAAGCCCGTTTGCAGGCAATCGTTGACGGCGGCGTACCGAACTATTTTGGTGCTCAGCGCTTTGGTATCGGCGGTAGCAACCTGCATGGCGCGCTGCGCTGGGCAGAAAGCGGTGCACCGGTTCGTGATCGAAATAAACGCAGTTTTTGGTTGTCGGCAGCACGCAGCGCGTTGTTTAATCAGATTGTGAGTGAACGCCTAAAAAAAACGGACTTTAATCAAGTTGTTGACGGCGATGCGCTACAATTATCCGGGCGTGGCAGCTGGTTTGTTGCAGGCGTTGAAGAGCAGGCTTTATTGCAGGCACGCGTTGACGCGCGTGAACTGATGATTACCGCCGCGTTGCCAGGTACTGGCGATTGGGGAGCTCAGCGCGACGCGCTGGTATTTGAACAAACCGTGCTGGCCGAAGAGACCGCGTTACAGTCGCTACTGCAACGCGAAAAAGTCGAGGCCGCTCGCCGCGCAATGCTGCTTTATCCGCAGCAGCTTAGCTGGAACTGGTGGGACGATGTCACCGTCGAACTGCGTTTCTGGCTCCCGGCGGGCAGCTTTGCAACCAGCGTGGTAAGGGAACTTATCAATACAACAGGTGATTATGCGAATATTGCTGAGTAACGATGACGGGATCCATGCGCCAGGCATTCAGACGCTGGCCAGAGCCTTACGGGAATTTGCCGAGGTTCAGGTAGTTGCACCCGATCGTAACCGCAGTGGCGCATCGAATTCGCTGACGCTTGAGTCTTCGCTTCGCACTTTCACTTTCGATAACGGCGACATTGCCGTACAGATGGGCACACCAACGGATTGTGTCTATCTTGGCGTCAATGCGCTGATGCGTCCGGGGCCGGATATCGTGGTTTCTGGCATTAATGCCGGGCCGAATCTGGGCGATGATGTTATCTATTCTGGCACGGTAGCCGCCGCGATGGAGGGCCGTCATCTTGGCCTACCCGCGCTTGCCGTATCGCTCAACGGTCACCAGCACTATGAAACCGCCGCCGCCGTGACCTGCTCGCTACTGCGCGCATTAGCACGCGAACCGCTGCGTACCGGGCGTATCCTGAATGTTAACGTTCCCGATTTGCCGCTTGACCAAATCAAAGGCATTCGCGTGACGCGCTGCGGCAGCCGTCATCCTGCGGATAAAGTGATTCCGCAGCAAGATCCTCGGGGCAATACGCTCTACTGGATTGGCCCACCGGGCGAAAAATGCGATGCCGGCCCGGACACCGATTTTGCCGCCGTTGATGAAGGGTATGTCTCGGTGACACCGTTACATGTGGATCTCACGGCCCAGAGTGCGCGAGAGGTGGTCTCTGGCTGGCTGGAGCAGGTGAGGGTCGACGCGCAATGGTAGTCAGTAAACGCATCCAGAGCCTGCTCAATCAGCTTCAACAATTGGGTATCCGCGATGAACGGGTGCTCGATGCGATGGCGAAAGTGCCGCGCGAAAAATTTATTGATGAAGCGTTTGAACACAGCGCGTGGGATAACGTTGCGCTGCCCATCGGCCAAGGGCAGACGATTTCGCAGCCATACATGGTGGCGCGAATGACCGAATTGCTGGAACTTACCCCGGAGTGCCGGGTGCTGGAGATTGGCACCGGTTCGGGCTATCAGACGGCCATCCTGGCACATTTAGTTCATCACGTCTGTTCTGTGGAACGTATAAAGAGCCTGCAATGGCACGCGCGGCGTCGCCTGAAGCAGCTTGATTTGCACAATGTATCGACCCGCCATGGCGATGGTTGGCAGGGGTGGCAGGCTCGCGCCCCATTTGACGCCATCATCGTGACGGCGGCTCCGCTGGAAATTCCGGTTGCGCTGATGTCGCAGCTTGATGAAGGCGGTATTCTCGTTTTACCCGTGGGCGATGATCAGCAGTATCTGAAACGCGTTCATCGGCGGGGAGGCGAATTCATTATTGATACCGTAGAGGCTGTTCGCTTCGTTCCCCTGGTGAAGGGGGAGCTGGCCTGAGACCCGGATTTTTCTGAAGGTTTTCGGCACAATTCAGCGTATGGTGAACACGTTTTCCAGTGTTTACGACGTGCGTTGCGCGGTATTAAGTCACTGGCAGTTAACCTATTCCTGGGGGATAAATGAGCGCGGGAAGCCCTAAATTTACCGTTAATCGTGTGGTGGCATTGTCACTGATTTCACTTTGGCTGGCAGGTTGTTCTTCATCGAATAACGCCCCAGCGCCAGTCAGCTCCGTTAATAGCAATGGATCCAGCAGCACCAATTCCGGCATGCTGATTACGCCGCCGCCAAAAATGGGCACCACGGCACAATCAACACCTCAGATTCAACCGGTACAGCCGGTTCAGACTCAGCCTATACAAACCCAGCAACCCGTGGCGCAGCCGGTAGCACAGCAACCGGTGCAAGTTGAAAATGGGCACATCGTCTACAACCGCAAATACGGCGATATTCCAAAGGGTAGCTACGCAGGTGGCAGCACCTATACCGTTAAGCATGGCGATACCTTGTTCTATATTGCCTGGGTTACCGGCAACGACTTCCGCGACCTTGCGCAGCGCAACAATGTTGCTGCGCCTTACGGCCTGAACGTCGGTCAGGTGCTGCAGGTTGGCAATGCTTCTGGTCAGCCAATTACCGGTAATAACCCGGTTGCGGTAGCCAGCGCACAGAGCAGTAGCGGGAATACCGGATTAGTCTCAAAACCTGCACAAAATTCCACCACGCCTGTTGCGTCGACTACCACAATTACGTATTCTGAGGATTCAGGTGAACAAAGTGCTAACAAAATGTTGCCTAACAACAAGCCTGCGACGACTACTGTCGTAGCGCCTGTAACAGCACCAGTTGCGAGCACCGCCGTACCGACTGCCAGCAGTACATCAACCAGTGCGCCTATCTCGGCATGGCGCTGGCCAACTGACGGCAAGATTATTGAAAACTTTAGCGGCACCGACGGTGGCAACAAAGGGATCGATATCGCGGGCAGTAAAGGACAGGCAATCGTCGCAACCGCTGATGGGCGCGTCGTCTATGCCGGTAACGCACTGCGCGGTTACGGTAATCTTATTATCATCAAACACAACGATGATTACCTGAGTGCTTACGCTCATAACGATACGATGCTCGTAAAAGAGCAACAAGATATCAAGGCGGGGCAGAAAATCGCTACCATGGGTAGCACAGGTACCAGTTCGACACGTTTGCATTTTGAAATTCGTTACAAGGGGAAATCCGTCAACCCGCTGCAGTATTTACCGCAGCGATAATGCGGCAAAGTCCTTCACATGAACGCTTTCAGGTGGCATCAGCAGCTGCAGAAGCCGCCTGATAAGTGACATGTTAAGGTGCATTGCCTGGGGATCACGGGTAGGAGCCACCTTAATGAGTCAGAATACGCTGAAAGTTCATGATTTAAATGAAGATGCGGAGTTTGATGAGAATGGAGCAGAGATTTTGATGAAAAAGTCCTGAATGAAGAGGAACCCAGTGACAGCGAACTCGCCGAAGAGGAGCTTTTATCGCAGGGTGCCACTCAACGTGTACTCGATGCGACTCAGCTTTATCTGGGTGAGATCGGTTATTCTCCATTATTAACCGCAGAAGAAGAAGTTTACTTTGCTCGTCGTGCCCTGCGTGGCGATGTGGCCTCGCGCCGTCGGATGATTGAAAGCAACCTCCGTCTGGTCGTGAAAATTGCTCGCCGTTATGGCAATCGTGGTCTGGCGCTGCTGGATCTTATCGAAGAGGGCAATCTGGGGCTGATTCGCGCCGTAGAGAAGTTCGACCCGGAGCGTGGGTTCCGCTTTTCAACCTATGCCACGTGGTGGATTCGTCAGACCATTGAACGGGCTATTATGAATCAAACCCGTACCATTCGTCTGCCAATCCATATTGTAAAAGAGCTGAACGTCTATCTGCGTACCGCTCGTGAACTGTCGCATAAACTGGACCACGAGCCGAGCGCCGAAGAGATAGCCGAACAGCTGGATAAGCCGGTTGATGACGTTAGCCGTATGCTGCGTCTCAATGAACGCATCACATCAGTTGATACGCCGCTGGGCGGAGATTCAGAAAAAGCGCTGCTGGATATCCTGGCCGATGAAAATGAAAACGGCCCGGAAGACACCACGCAGGACGATGATATGAAACAAAGCATCGTCAAATGGCTGTTCGAACTGAACGCCAAGCAGCGTGAGGTGTTGGCTCGTCGCTTTGGCCTGTTGGGCTATGAAGCGGCGACGCTGGAAGATGTTGGCCGTGAAATCGGTCTGACCCGTGAACGCGTGCGTCAGATTCAGGTTGAAGGCTTGCGCCGTCTGCGTGAAATTTTGCAGACTCAGGGGCTTAGCATCGAAGCGTTATTCCGCGAGTAAGATACTTTTCTTAAAAAGGCTCAATCCGATGATTGAGCCTTTTCCTTTTCTGGCTTTGTGCCGTTATCCCTGAGCTGTCTCATGCAGATGTAGCCAGATGATTTTATCTTCTTGCTGACGCAACACCGCTGTCGACCAGCGCTGTGTGGCCGGTTTGCCGGGTAAATGCTGGGTTTCCTGATAGACAACCGTTGCCCCATCGTCCCATTCACTCAGTACAGCGGCATTATCGATGACAATCTTCAAACCTGGACGGCAGGCGCCAGCTCCCTGGAAAAAGGCGCTAACTGCTTGATAATTCATCCGAGCCCCGCTGGGCGGAATCATCGTAAAATCGGTGCTAAAGCGATGCATTAGGGCATCCGCGCTCCCTTCACCGCGACCGAGCCAGTTTTCGATAAGTACGTGGGCGTCGATGACTTCTTGAATATAGCGATTCATGTATTCTCCATTTTGCGATGCAGGTGAGCAAAGGGATTAATCTTTCGGCTCTTGTGATATCAGGGTATGGATGAGACGGGAGAAATGCTGGCGCTCATCGGCGCTTAATCGTCCCAGAAACTCTTCATCAACGGCATTGCCCAACGGGATGGCGTGGGTCAGTAAAGCTTCGCCCTCAGCCGTTAAGAAGACAAAACGGCGACGTTTATCTGCCGGATCGTGTTCACGGCGCACCAGGCCGCGCTGCTCCATTCGGCTTAACATTTCCGCCAGCGTCGCTTTTGTACTCACTGCCGCTTCCGTTAGCGTGACCTGTTCAATACCCGGGTGCTCAGAAATAGCGCGCAATACCGCGTACTGCGGTTTGGTGAGATCTGGCAGGTCATGCTGCCAACGTGCCGTATGTTGCTGGAAAAGCTGGCGCAGTAAATGGAACGCCTCGTTTCTTAATTCCATGAGAACTCCGTAAAAAAACATCGCTTCTATGATAGCCGTTCGCGATGCTTTTGCGCATATTTCCTGCTTTGATTAAAAATGTGACCGTGTACGAACAAACTTGCACTCAAGAGCGATACGGCGTACCTTCATCTAAAATGTTCGTATACGAACAATGTGTGAGGTGATGATGAAATTGATTGTCGGAATGACTGGAGCCACCGGCGCTCCATTGGGGGTTGCTTTACTCAAGGCATTACGTGACATGCCGGAAGTGGAAACCCACCTGGTGTTGTCGAAGTGGGCCAGGACCACTATAGAGCTGGAGACCCCGTATAGCGCGCGCGAAGTGACTGAGTTGGCCGATTTCACGCATAGCCCCGCCGATCAAGCCGCCATCATCTCATCAGGTTCCTTCCGCACCGACGGCATGATTATCATCCCATGCAGTATGAAAACGCTGGCCGGTATCCGTGCCGGTTATGCCGACGGGCTGGTGGGACGCGCCGCCGATGTGGTGCTGAAAGAGGGACGCAAGCTAGTGCTTGTCCCGCGTGAAATGCCGCTCAGTACCATCCATCTTGAAAATATGCTGGCCTTATCTCGTATGGGCGTGGCGATGGTGCCGCCGATGCCAGCGTATTACAACCACCCGGAAACGATTGACGATGTCACCCATCACGTGGTGACGCGTGTGCTGGATCAATTTGGTCTTGAGCACCACAAAGCGCGTCGCTGGAGCGGGTTACGTGCCGCGAATTTTTCACAGGAGAATGCATAATGGCTTTTGATGATTTACGCAGTTTTTTGCAGGCGCTGGAAGACCAGGGGCAGCTGCTGAAAATCAGCGAGGAGGTAAACGCTGAGCCGGATCTGGCAGCGGCCGCGAACGCGACCGGCCGTATCGGTGACGGTGCCCCTGCGCTGTGGTTTGACAATATTCGTGGCTTTACCGACGCGCGTGTCACCATGAACACGATTGGCTCCTGGCAAAACCACGCCATTTCAATGGGGCTGCCGATGAACACGCCGGTCAGAAAGCAGATTGATGAGTTTATCCGTCGTTGGGATAAGTTCCCCGTGGCCCCAGAGCGCCGTGCCAATCCCGCATGGGCTGAAAATATCGTCGATGGCGAAGACATCAACCTGTTCGATATCCTGCCGCTGTTTCGTTTAAACGACGGGGACGGTGGTTTTTATCTGGATAAGGCCTGTGTGGTGTCGCGCGACCCGCTTGATCCGGATAACTTTGGTAAGCAGAACGTCGGTATCTACCGAATGGAAGTCAAAGGCAAACGCAAGCTGGGCCTACAGCCGATCCCAATGCATGATATCGCGCTGCATCTGCACAAAGCGGAAGAGCGCGGAGAAGACTTACCGATTGCGATTACGCTCGGCAACGATCCGATCATCACCCTGATGGGCGCAACGCCGCTGAAATACGATCAGTCGGAATACGAAATGGCTGGCGCACTACGTGAAAGCCCCTATCCGATTGCGACCGCACCGCTAACCGGTTTTGACGTACCGTGGGGTTCGGAAGTGATCCTCGAGGGCGTTATCGAGGGTCGCAAACGTGAGATCGAAGGGCCGTTCGGTGAATTCACCGGGCACTACTCCGGTGGCCGTAATATGACGGTGGTGCGTATCGATAAAGTCTCTTATCGCAGCAAACCGATTTTTGAATCGCTCTATCTCGGTATGCCGTGGACTGAAATCGACTACCTGATGGGCCCGGCGACCTGCGTGCCGCTGTATCAGCAACTGAAAGCTGAGTTCCCGGAAGTGCAGGCGGTGAACGCCATGTACACCCACGGATTGCTAGCGATTATCTCGACCAAAAAACGCTACGGCGGCTTTGCCCGCGCGGTGGGTCTGCGTGCGATGACCACGCCACATGGCCTGGGCTATGTGAAGATGGTGATTATGGTCGATGAAGATGTTGATCCGTTTAACCTGCCGCAGGTGATGTGGGCATTGTCGTCGAAAGTTAACGCTGCGGGCGATCTCGTGCAATTGCCGAACATGTCGGTGTTGGAACTTGACCCTGGCTCAAGCCCGGCGGGGATCACTGACAAATTGATTATCGACGCCACTACGCCGGTTGCGCCGGACAACCGTGGTCACTACAGCCAACCGGTACAGGACTTACCTGAAACCAAAGCCTGGGCTGAAAAACTGACCGCTATGCTGGTTAACCGTAAGTAAGGAGGAAAAGATGATTTGTCCACGTTGCGCCGATGAGAATATTGAAGTGATGGCGAAATCGCCGGTAAAAGATGTCTGGACGGTATACCAGTGCCAGCACTGCTTGTACACCTGGCGAGATACCGAACCGCTACGCCGCACCAGTCGCGAGCACTACCCTGAAGCGTTCCGCATGACGCAGAAAGATATTGATGATGCACCGATGGTGCCGAGCATCCCGCCGCTGTTGGCGAAAGATAAACGCTAAAAGACTAAGCAGCGACGGATTAACCCGTCGCTGCTATTTTATCAATGCCGCGCTGCCAGCGAGTCAACTTCCCAAGCTACCATAATCAATCTGGGAAGGCGGAGTTAGCACGCAAGAATTGGCGAGAATTTATCGCAAAATACGCGCCAGATCACAAACAAAATAGCGCTAGTACAATGATTTTTAAATACATCTTATTTCATGATATGTAAATATAAACATGATTTTAAAAACAGTATTGACTCTTGTTTTTAAGTGTGTAAATTAGGTTTTAACAGCACAGTGAAAGAAGTTAGTGTTTATTAAGAAGTACTGGGGTAAGCCATTTTGCAATAAGGCCACGAAGTTTGTAGTTTGGGATGTAATATGTTTTAAGGCCTCGTAGTGATTGTGCTGGAAAGCGAAATGGTAGAGTATGCGCGACGATGTAAGGCCTTGTTTTAAATTGGTATGTTGTGATTACTGCATCATGGTAAACGCAACGGTAATAAGGCAACGCATCAAAGAGTATATGTCGCGATGGGGGATGTACTTGTTTAAGGCGCCATGCTTAAGTTCGTGATAACGCTGGCGATGTGTGTAGCAGGATAACTAGAGGGAGGTTTTTAAGTTTTAATGCCCAATATTATCTGTAGTAAACGGGTGCATTTGAAAGCAGTATAAATTGAAGTAGCAAATCACTAAGTTAATTAATGTTAAATCTGAAGTTTGTAGTACCTTAAAAGCCCTTACCATCATGGTGAGGGCTTTTTCTTATCTGCTGCTCGCACACATTCTTATCCTTCGATAAACTCAACATCTGGAAAATCCAGGCGTAAGATTACGAAGGTACCGCTTCAGCGCATCTGAAGCGGTACAGATGATTACACCATTCCCTTCAAACGATAAATCCACTCCAGCGCCTGACGTGGCGTGAGCGAATCCGGATCCAGATTCTCCAGCGCCTCTACGGCAGGGGATGCTTCTTCAGGTGCGGATAACAGCGACATTTGCGTACCATCAACCTGAGTCGCCGCGGCATTCGGCGAGAGGCTTTCCAGTTCGCGCAGTTTCTGACGCGCGCGCTTAATCACCTCTTTTGGCACACCGGCAAGCTGGGCAACGGCTAAACCGTAGCTCTTGCTAGCCGCACCGTCCTGCACACTGTGCATAAAGGCGATGGTGTCTCCGTGCTCCAGTGCATCCAGATGTACGTTCGCAACGCCTTCCATTTTCTCAGGTAGCTGAGTTAGCTCGAAGTAGTGGGTGGCGAACAGGGTCAGCGCTTTGATCTTATTCGCCAGATTTTCCGCACAGGCCCACGCCAATGACAAGCCGTCGTAGGTCGATGTCCCGCGCCCAATTTCATCCATTAACACCAGGCTGTGCTCGGTTGCGTTATGCAGGATATTCGCAGTTTCGGTCATCTCCACCATAAAGGTTGAGCGGCCGGAAGCCAGATCATCTGCTGCGCCGACGCGGGTAAAGATGCGGTCGATAGGGCCAATCTCTACGCTCTGTGCCGGGACGTAGCTGCCGATATAGGCCAGCAACGCAATCAGCGCGGTTTGCCGCATATAGGTACTTTTACCCCCCATATTCGGCCCGGTGATGATGAGCATCCGACGCTGTGGTGTCAGGTTTAACGGGTTTGCGATAAACGGCTCATGGAGAACCTGCTCGACCACCGGGTGACGACCTTCGGTAATACGAATACCGGGTTTATCGGTAAAGCGTGGGCAGGTGTAGTTAAGCGAATAGGCACGTTCTGCCAGGTTAACCAGCACGTCCAGTTCTGCCAGCGCGTTAGCGCTCTGCTGCAAATCGCCAAGGTGTGGCAACAGCAGCTCGAACAACTCGTCATAAAGCTGTTTTTCCAGCGCCAGCGCTTTGCCTTTTGAGGTCAGAACTTTGTCTTCGTACTCTTTAAGCTCAGGAATAATATAGCGTTCGGCATTTTTCAGCGTCTGGCGGCGCACATAGTTGATCGGTGCCAGATGGCTCTGCCCACGGCTTATTTGAATGTAATAACCGTGTACCGCATTAAAGCCGACTTTTAAGGTATCGAGACCGGTACGCTCGCGCTCGCGGATCTCCAGACGATCAAGATAGTCGGTTGCACCGTCGGCCAGCGCGCGCCACTCATCAAGCTCTTCGTGATAACCCGGCGCAATCACGCCACCATCACGAACCAGTACCGGTGGCGCATCAATAATGGCGCGTTCCAGCAGCTCGCGCAGTTCAACGAACTCGCCCATTTTTTCACGCAGCATCTGCACCGGGGCGCTATCGACGCTCAGAAGCTGTGCGCGCAGTTCCGGCAATTGCTGGAAAGCGTGACGCATACGTGCAAGATCCCGTGGACGTGCGGTACGCAGCGCCAGACGGGCCAGAATACGTTCCAGATCGCCGACCTGACGCAGCACCGGCTGCAATTCAGCGGTGGTGTCCTGCAAAGCGCCGATAGTTTGCTGGCGTTCGGTCAGGGTTTTGGTATCACGCACCGGCATATGCAGCCAGCGCTTGAGCATACGGCTGCCCATCGGCGTGACGGTACAGTCGAGGACCGACGCGAGAGTATTTTCCAGCCCACCGGCCAGATTCTGGGTGATCTCCAGATTACGGCGCGTGGCAGCATCCATCACGATACTGTCCTGCTGGCGATCCATGGTGATGGAGCGAATGTGCGGCAGCGAAGTTCGTTGCGTATCTTTAACGTATTGCAGCAGACAACCCGCAGCGCAAAGACCACGCGGTGCGCCTTCAACGCCAAAACCGACCAAATCACGTGTGCCAAACTGCATATTCAGCTGCTGGCGCGCAGTGTCGATTTCAAACTCCCACAGCGGACGACGGCGCAGGCCACGACGGCCTTCAATCAATGCCGTTTCGGCAAAGTTTTCGGCATACAGCAGCTCAGCAGGGTTGGTGCGCTGCAGTTCAGCGGCCATGGTTTCCCGGTCAGCGGGTTCGCTAACACGAAAACGTCCAGAGCTAATATCCAGCGTCGCATAGCC containing:
- the mutS gene encoding DNA mismatch repair protein MutS, coding for MSTNDNLDAHTPMMQQYLKLKAQHPEILLFYRMGDFYEMFYDDAKRASQLLDISLTKRGASAGEPIPMAGIPYHAAENYLAKLVNQGESVAICEQIGDPATSKGPVERKVVRIVTPGTISDEALLQERQDNLLAAIWQDSKGYGYATLDISSGRFRVSEPADRETMAAELQRTNPAELLYAENFAETALIEGRRGLRRRPLWEFEIDTARQQLNMQFGTRDLVGFGVEGAPRGLCAAGCLLQYVKDTQRTSLPHIRSITMDRQQDSIVMDAATRRNLEITQNLAGGLENTLASVLDCTVTPMGSRMLKRWLHMPVRDTKTLTERQQTIGALQDTTAELQPVLRQVGDLERILARLALRTARPRDLARMRHAFQQLPELRAQLLSVDSAPVQMLREKMGEFVELRELLERAIIDAPPVLVRDGGVIAPGYHEELDEWRALADGATDYLDRLEIRERERTGLDTLKVGFNAVHGYYIQISRGQSHLAPINYVRRQTLKNAERYIIPELKEYEDKVLTSKGKALALEKQLYDELFELLLPHLGDLQQSANALAELDVLVNLAERAYSLNYTCPRFTDKPGIRITEGRHPVVEQVLHEPFIANPLNLTPQRRMLIITGPNMGGKSTYMRQTALIALLAYIGSYVPAQSVEIGPIDRIFTRVGAADDLASGRSTFMVEMTETANILHNATEHSLVLMDEIGRGTSTYDGLSLAWACAENLANKIKALTLFATHYFELTQLPEKMEGVANVHLDALEHGDTIAFMHSVQDGAASKSYGLAVAQLAGVPKEVIKRARQKLRELESLSPNAAATQVDGTQMSLLSAPEEASPAVEALENLDPDSLTPRQALEWIYRLKGMV